From the genome of Colwellia psychrerythraea 34H, one region includes:
- the prfB gene encoding peptide chain release factor 2 (programmed frameshift) gives MFETNPILSKLKEIRERANLLRGYLDYDVKAERLVEVSRELELPDVWNEPERAQALGKERSSLEEVVNTIVELETGCEDIEGLVELAVEESDQETFDDAEVEADALDKVLEKLEFRRMFSGEQDANNSYLDIQSGSGGTEAQDWAEMLMRMYLRWGEAHGYKTEVIEVTDGDVAGIKGCTIKYTGEYAYGWLRTETGVHRLVRKSPFDSSGRRHTSFASAFIYPEIDDNIEIDINPADLRIDTFRASGAGGQHVNKTDSAIRITHEPTGAVVACQADRSQHKNRATAMKLLKAKLYEMEMQKQNSDKQVLEDGKSDIGWGSQIRSYVLDDSRIKDLRTGVENRNTQAVLDGDLDKFLEASLKSGL, from the exons ATGTTCGAAACAAACCCTATATTAAGTAAATTAAAAGAAATCCGTGAGCGCGCTAATTTGCTTCGGGGGTACCTT GACTACGATGTTAAAGCGGAACGTTTAGTTGAAGTTTCTCGCGAACTAGAGCTCCCTGATGTTTGGAATGAGCCAGAACGTGCTCAAGCCCTTGGTAAAGAGCGAAGTTCTTTAGAAGAAGTGGTTAATACCATTGTTGAACTCGAAACGGGTTGTGAAGATATTGAAGGTTTAGTTGAACTGGCTGTAGAAGAATCAGACCAAGAAACTTTTGATGATGCTGAAGTTGAAGCTGATGCTTTAGATAAGGTGTTAGAAAAACTAGAATTTCGCCGAATGTTTTCTGGCGAACAAGATGCTAATAATAGCTATTTGGATATTCAGTCAGGCTCAGGCGGTACAGAAGCGCAAGATTGGGCAGAAATGCTGATGCGCATGTATTTACGTTGGGGCGAAGCACACGGCTATAAAACTGAAGTGATTGAAGTGACCGATGGGGATGTTGCCGGAATAAAAGGTTGCACCATTAAGTATACCGGTGAATACGCTTATGGTTGGTTACGTACTGAAACGGGTGTACATCGTTTAGTGCGAAAATCACCATTTGACTCTTCAGGTCGTCGTCATACCTCATTTGCTTCAGCGTTTATTTACCCTGAAATTGATGACAATATTGAAATTGATATCAACCCTGCAGATTTACGTATTGATACTTTTCGTGCTTCTGGCGCTGGCGGACAACATGTAAATAAAACTGATTCAGCTATTCGTATTACCCATGAGCCTACAGGGGCCGTGGTTGCTTGTCAGGCAGATCGTTCTCAGCATAAAAATAGAGCGACGGCGATGAAGCTACTGAAAGCTAAATTGTATGAAATGGAAATGCAAAAGCAAAACTCAGATAAACAAGTATTAGAAGATGGCAAATCAGATATAGGTTGGGGCAGTCAAATTCGCTCGTACGTATTAGATGATAGCCGTATTAAAGATTTACGCACGGGTGTTGAGAATCGTAATACCCAAGCTGTATTAGATGGTGATTTAGATAAGTTTCTAGAAGCCAGTTTAAAGTCTGGTTTGTAG
- a CDS encoding polyhydroxyalkanoate depolymerase, with translation MMYQTYDLYSRSAEMMNGFISVNQQLLTHPFNPFSNTLLGKSINAALDSAYHHTKVYDKQPFDIKTTIIDGETVNIDEQVILAKPFCNLIHFKQDTKVQQPKLFLVAPLSGHHATLLKATIERLILDHDVYITDWLDAKNVPLSEGNFDFDDYVTYLIEFMKEIGEDTHVLAVCQPAVQALIATAVLAKDKDAATPKSLTIIAGPIDTSINPNELNKYASSKDLSWFENNVIMTVPERFPGAGRKVYPGFIQLTSFMAMNIENHVKKHTDYFGHVFHGKEDKQESHRDFYDEYLAVLDLNSEFYLETLDRVFINQDLANGKMTYHGELVDLSAITDTALHTIEGKNDDICSLGQTQAAQALCSGIPEQNKLDQVFDGVGHFGTFSGSAFRERIAPSIAEFIQKHK, from the coding sequence ATGATGTATCAAACTTACGACCTCTATAGTCGCTCCGCCGAAATGATGAATGGTTTTATCTCAGTGAATCAACAATTACTGACTCATCCGTTTAACCCGTTTTCAAACACCCTACTGGGAAAAAGTATCAATGCAGCACTTGATAGTGCCTACCATCATACTAAAGTTTACGATAAACAACCTTTTGACATTAAAACAACAATAATTGATGGTGAAACGGTTAACATTGACGAACAAGTTATTTTAGCAAAACCTTTTTGTAATTTAATCCACTTCAAACAAGATACTAAAGTTCAACAACCTAAACTATTTTTGGTTGCTCCACTTTCAGGTCATCATGCAACGTTATTAAAAGCAACAATAGAGCGTTTAATTTTAGATCATGACGTTTACATAACTGATTGGCTAGATGCTAAAAACGTTCCTTTATCTGAAGGCAACTTTGATTTTGATGATTATGTAACTTACCTTATCGAGTTTATGAAGGAAATTGGCGAAGATACCCATGTATTAGCGGTTTGCCAACCTGCAGTTCAAGCACTAATAGCAACCGCTGTATTGGCTAAAGATAAAGATGCCGCTACACCTAAATCTCTAACAATAATTGCAGGCCCGATTGATACCAGTATCAATCCAAACGAACTCAATAAATATGCCAGTAGTAAAGATTTAAGTTGGTTTGAAAATAACGTCATAATGACGGTGCCTGAGCGTTTTCCTGGTGCAGGAAGAAAAGTATATCCGGGCTTTATTCAATTAACTTCTTTTATGGCGATGAATATTGAAAATCACGTCAAGAAACACACTGATTATTTTGGTCATGTTTTTCATGGCAAAGAAGATAAACAAGAAAGTCACCGTGATTTTTATGATGAATACTTAGCTGTATTAGATCTTAATAGTGAGTTCTATTTAGAAACTCTAGATCGTGTTTTCATTAATCAAGATTTAGCGAATGGTAAAATGACTTACCATGGTGAGCTTGTTGATTTATCAGCAATAACTGATACTGCATTACATACCATTGAAGGGAAAAATGATGATATTTGTTCATTAGGCCAAACTCAAGCAGCACAGGCTTTATGTTCTGGTATTCCAGAGCAAAACAAATTGGATCAAGTTTTTGATGGTGTAGGCCATTTTGGAACGTTTAGTGGCTCGGCTTTCCGTGAAAGAATAGCACCGAGTATTGCAGAATTTATTCAAAAACATAAATAA
- the phaP gene encoding TIGR01841 family phasin (Members of this family are phasins (small proteins associated with inclusions such as PHA granules). Note that several different families of phasins have been named PhaP despite very little sequence similarity to each other.), translating to MFTQLTEQLTNQFTTAMKSFSNTAQVETAMKPLNSLVELNTKTVEQLISQQTALITSILNDSAAQTKALSSQTDFTAAVESQKSFNEALQAKVSNSAKEAFDVVSKTSEEVTSLVKDSVKFDK from the coding sequence ATGTTTACTCAATTAACTGAACAATTAACAAATCAATTTACTACTGCAATGAAATCTTTCAGCAATACAGCGCAAGTTGAAACTGCAATGAAACCATTGAATAGTTTGGTAGAATTAAATACTAAAACTGTTGAGCAATTAATCAGCCAGCAAACAGCTTTAATTACTTCTATTCTTAATGACAGTGCTGCTCAAACTAAAGCATTATCATCACAAACAGATTTTACAGCCGCTGTTGAATCTCAAAAATCATTTAACGAAGCGCTTCAAGCTAAAGTTTCAAATTCAGCTAAAGAAGCTTTTGATGTTGTTTCAAAAACTTCAGAAGAAGTTACTTCTCTAGTTAAAGACTCAGTTAAATTTGATAAATAA
- a CDS encoding ABC transporter permease yields MEKSLAIIELPQLALAFIPVLVVIFIQFSWSLPQKRTIHALARMLVQLLLVGFFLSYVFESDSAWLVLMLLIIMVFFSSWIALNNIEAPKCELFQRAVFAISISSVLTLLIITQGVLQLSPWYHAQTLIPLAGMVFASSMNSISLSGERFYSELANKVSYKQARNIAFQASMIPNVNALLAVGIVSLPGMMTGQILSGVSPFIAARYQIMVMCMIFASAGISSAYFLYLAKAKPNASS; encoded by the coding sequence ATGGAAAAATCACTGGCAATAATTGAATTACCGCAGTTAGCTTTAGCTTTTATTCCTGTATTGGTGGTCATCTTTATACAATTTAGCTGGTCGTTACCACAAAAAAGAACAATACATGCTCTAGCGCGAATGTTGGTGCAATTATTGTTAGTAGGCTTTTTTCTTAGTTATGTATTTGAGTCAGATAGCGCTTGGTTAGTACTAATGTTACTGATTATAATGGTCTTCTTTTCTAGCTGGATAGCATTAAATAACATCGAAGCACCTAAATGTGAGCTGTTTCAAAGAGCGGTATTCGCTATTTCAATTAGTAGTGTTTTAACGTTATTAATTATCACCCAAGGTGTTTTACAACTATCTCCTTGGTATCACGCCCAAACACTTATACCTCTTGCAGGTATGGTATTTGCCAGTAGCATGAATAGTATTAGTTTATCTGGAGAGCGTTTTTACTCTGAATTGGCAAATAAGGTGAGCTATAAACAGGCTCGAAATATTGCCTTTCAAGCATCAATGATCCCCAACGTAAATGCACTATTAGCGGTTGGAATTGTTTCTCTGCCAGGCATGATGACAGGACAAATTCTCTCGGGGGTTTCTCCTTTTATTGCCGCAAGATATCAAATTATGGTGATGTGTATGATTTTTGCCTCTGCGGGTATCTCCTCTGCTTATTTTCTTTATTTGGCTAAAGCTAAACCAAACGCTAGCTCTTAA
- the phbB gene encoding acetoacetyl-CoA reductase: MGRIALVTGGTRGIGESISIMLKEHGYTVIANYAGNDQAAQEFSERTGIRTSKFDVSDFESVTKSINDIESEIGSIDILVNNAGITRDGTMHRMDFEKWNAVIQTNLSSCFNTSRAVIEGMRERSFGRIVNIGSVNGQAGQYGQVNYAAAKSGIHGFTKALAQEGAAKGITVNAIAPGYVETDMVRAVPEDVLAKIVKTIPVGRLGQPEDIARSVLFLVADEAGFVTGSTLSINGGQHMY, encoded by the coding sequence ATGGGACGCATTGCATTAGTAACAGGTGGAACTCGTGGAATAGGCGAATCAATTAGCATTATGCTGAAAGAGCATGGTTATACTGTCATAGCAAACTACGCTGGCAATGATCAGGCAGCTCAAGAATTTTCAGAACGAACAGGTATCCGAACTTCTAAATTTGATGTCAGTGATTTTGAAAGTGTAACTAAAAGCATTAATGATATAGAGTCTGAAATTGGGTCAATTGATATTCTTGTAAATAATGCAGGAATTACAAGGGATGGCACTATGCATAGGATGGACTTTGAAAAATGGAATGCCGTTATTCAGACCAATTTATCCTCATGTTTCAATACCTCTCGCGCTGTCATTGAAGGAATGAGAGAACGATCATTTGGGCGCATTGTTAATATAGGATCGGTTAATGGACAAGCTGGTCAATACGGTCAAGTAAACTATGCGGCAGCTAAATCTGGTATCCATGGATTTACTAAAGCATTAGCACAAGAAGGCGCAGCAAAAGGCATTACAGTTAATGCTATTGCACCAGGTTATGTTGAAACAGATATGGTTCGCGCGGTACCTGAAGACGTTTTAGCAAAAATTGTTAAAACAATACCGGTAGGACGCTTAGGTCAACCCGAAGATATTGCTCGTTCAGTATTATTTTTAGTGGCCGATGAAGCCGGTTTTGTTACTGGTTCGACCCTATCCATTAATGGTGGTCAGCACATGTACTAA
- the recJ gene encoding single-stranded-DNA-specific exonuclease RecJ, which yields MSKTIVRRVKVATDHLPDNLPEIIKQIYASRGMESAQELELNVAHLQGMVDETALMGMDKACQLLHDALVNKLRIVIVGDFDADGATSTALMMTALSLFNSNNHDFIVPNRFEYGYGLTPEIVDIAAQQNTQMLITVDNGISCIAGVKRAKDLGMQVIVTDHHLPGHSLPIADAIVNPNQHGCNFPSKALAGVGVAFYLMLALRKYCREQNYFSEQGIAEPNIAQLLDLVALGTVADVVSLDANNRILVEQGLKRIRAGKTRPGIQALIEIANKNQQRLVASDFGFALGPRINAAGRLDDMSYGINCLLATDLSSARVMAAELDDLNKTRREIEQGMQAEAEQVLTSLKFDEDNLPNAIALYQQDWHQGVIGIVAGRLKEKFHRPCIVFANGKDDDSVDVSEREIKGSARSIPGLHIRDLLEHIDSQHPDIILKFGGHAMAAGLSIKHGNFARFQQLFNELAGKWLKEEDLQSIILSDGELMLEHLSLDFAEKLRDAGPWGQNFPEPLFDDTFKLVQQRIVGEKHLKIVVEKQGEIFDGIAFNVDVKTWPNAQVKQVHLAYRLDVNEFRGKRTVQFMVENITAI from the coding sequence ATGAGTAAAACAATTGTTCGCCGAGTGAAAGTAGCTACCGACCATTTGCCTGATAACCTACCTGAAATCATAAAACAAATTTATGCTAGCCGTGGTATGGAATCTGCACAAGAGCTTGAACTTAATGTTGCTCATCTACAAGGTATGGTCGATGAAACAGCGCTTATGGGCATGGACAAAGCTTGTCAGTTATTACATGACGCGCTAGTGAATAAATTACGTATTGTTATTGTTGGAGATTTTGATGCCGACGGTGCGACTAGTACTGCTTTAATGATGACTGCATTGAGCCTGTTTAACAGTAACAATCATGACTTTATTGTGCCAAATCGTTTTGAATATGGCTACGGCCTAACCCCTGAGATTGTTGACATTGCAGCACAGCAAAATACGCAAATGTTAATAACGGTGGATAATGGCATCAGTTGTATTGCCGGTGTTAAACGTGCAAAAGATTTAGGTATGCAGGTAATTGTTACGGATCATCACTTGCCAGGACATTCATTACCCATTGCCGACGCCATTGTTAACCCTAATCAGCATGGTTGTAACTTTCCGAGTAAAGCTCTTGCTGGCGTGGGGGTAGCTTTTTACTTAATGCTAGCTTTAAGAAAGTATTGCCGTGAGCAAAACTATTTTTCAGAGCAAGGTATTGCTGAGCCTAATATTGCTCAACTATTAGATTTGGTTGCTTTAGGTACTGTGGCCGATGTGGTTTCATTGGATGCTAATAACCGAATTTTAGTAGAACAAGGCTTGAAGCGTATTCGTGCAGGGAAAACTAGACCTGGCATTCAAGCGCTTATTGAAATTGCGAATAAAAATCAGCAAAGGCTCGTTGCCAGTGATTTTGGTTTTGCCCTCGGCCCGAGAATTAATGCTGCAGGTCGGTTAGATGATATGTCTTATGGTATTAACTGTTTACTTGCTACTGATTTGTCTAGTGCTCGTGTGATGGCTGCAGAGCTTGATGATCTCAATAAAACACGCAGAGAAATAGAGCAGGGTATGCAAGCCGAAGCTGAGCAAGTACTTACTTCTCTCAAGTTTGATGAAGATAATCTACCTAATGCGATTGCCCTTTATCAACAAGACTGGCATCAAGGTGTTATCGGTATTGTTGCTGGCAGGTTAAAAGAGAAATTTCATCGTCCTTGTATTGTTTTTGCTAATGGCAAAGATGATGACTCAGTTGATGTTTCCGAGAGAGAAATTAAAGGCTCGGCGCGTTCTATTCCTGGCCTGCATATTCGAGACTTATTAGAGCATATTGACAGTCAACACCCAGATATTATTCTTAAGTTTGGTGGCCATGCAATGGCGGCAGGTTTATCTATAAAACACGGTAACTTTGCGCGTTTTCAGCAACTATTTAATGAATTAGCGGGTAAATGGTTAAAAGAAGAAGATTTGCAGAGTATTATTTTATCTGATGGCGAGCTTATGCTTGAACATCTTAGTTTAGATTTTGCCGAAAAATTGCGAGACGCTGGTCCTTGGGGGCAAAACTTCCCTGAGCCATTATTTGATGACACTTTTAAATTGGTACAGCAGCGTATTGTTGGCGAAAAGCATCTTAAAATAGTGGTAGAAAAACAGGGAGAAATCTTTGATGGTATTGCTTTTAATGTTGATGTTAAGACTTGGCCGAACGCTCAAGTAAAACAGGTACATTTAGCTTACCGGTTAGATGTTAATGAATTTCGTGGTAAACGCACGGTGCAATTCATGGTTGAAAATATCACAGCTATTTAG
- a CDS encoding phasin family protein: protein MFTQLTEQFTTAMKSFNNEDQFSAAMKPFNSLVEINTKTVEQLINQQAALITTIMNDSVAQTKTLSAQTDLATAIESQKVFTEELQAKVSASAKEAYDVVTRTSEEVTNLVKDSMAEVTTIAK, encoded by the coding sequence ATGTTTACACAATTAACGGAACAATTTACTACTGCAATGAAGTCATTCAACAATGAAGACCAGTTTTCGGCAGCTATGAAGCCATTTAACAGTCTTGTAGAAATTAATACTAAAACGGTTGAACAATTAATCAATCAACAAGCTGCATTAATTACTACAATCATGAACGATAGCGTAGCTCAAACTAAAACGTTATCAGCGCAAACAGATTTAGCAACAGCAATTGAATCACAAAAAGTTTTCACTGAAGAGCTTCAAGCAAAAGTTTCAGCTTCAGCTAAAGAAGCTTATGATGTTGTAACTAGAACTTCTGAAGAAGTAACTAATCTAGTTAAAGACTCTATGGCTGAAGTAACGACCATTGCTAAATAG
- a CDS encoding 3-hydroxybutyrate dehydrogenase, whose product MTLKKTALVTGSVSGIGLGIAKDLAKQGYKILISDINLSVAEDVAQSINQSGGDALAFKLDVTVQADIDNVIARAEEFNNRIDVLVNNAGIQYVSKLEEFPAEKWQLITNVLLVGPAMMTKAVLPLMRANNFGRIINIGSLHGLVASPFKSAYVAAKHGIIGFSKVIALETGDQDITINTICPAYVKTPLVEKQIADTAKEHGISEEEVVNNIMLAPMPKKAFIDIEEICGSVSYLASDLAKNMTGQTMVLDGGWVAR is encoded by the coding sequence ATGACACTTAAAAAAACGGCTTTAGTAACGGGTTCTGTCAGTGGTATTGGCTTAGGAATAGCAAAAGATTTAGCCAAGCAAGGTTATAAAATCCTTATTAGTGATATAAATTTATCTGTGGCTGAAGATGTAGCACAAAGTATTAACCAGTCAGGAGGAGATGCGTTAGCGTTTAAACTTGATGTTACTGTGCAAGCAGACATTGATAATGTTATTGCTCGTGCGGAAGAATTTAATAATCGCATTGACGTATTAGTTAACAATGCAGGTATTCAATATGTTTCGAAATTAGAAGAGTTTCCCGCAGAGAAGTGGCAGTTGATTACTAATGTACTATTAGTTGGCCCAGCAATGATGACTAAAGCGGTATTACCTTTAATGCGTGCTAATAATTTTGGCCGTATTATTAATATTGGCTCTTTGCATGGCTTAGTCGCCTCTCCATTCAAAAGTGCCTATGTTGCAGCTAAACATGGGATTATCGGTTTTTCTAAAGTTATTGCGTTAGAAACAGGAGATCAAGATATTACTATTAATACTATTTGTCCTGCCTATGTGAAAACGCCACTGGTTGAGAAACAAATTGCAGATACGGCTAAAGAGCATGGTATCAGTGAAGAAGAAGTTGTTAATAATATTATGCTGGCGCCAATGCCGAAAAAAGCGTTTATTGATATAGAAGAAATATGTGGTTCAGTAAGTTATTTAGCCAGTGATCTCGCTAAAAATATGACAGGACAAACCATGGTATTAGACGGTGGTTGGGTAGCAAGATAG
- the phaR gene encoding polyhydroxyalkanoate synthesis repressor PhaR, translated as MITIKRYPNRRLYDTTKSHYVNLDYIRELVIANEEFKIVDSKTNEDKTRSILIQIISEEETSEKQSLLTNTLLKRLICFYGNDNQDYLQQFLEQSLSAFIEHQDDILKLSSDINKNSPFGLFSSIVEQNMNMWTKFQKPTDKK; from the coding sequence TTGATCACAATTAAAAGATATCCAAACCGCCGTCTTTATGACACTACAAAGAGTCATTATGTAAACTTGGATTATATTCGAGAATTAGTTATTGCCAATGAAGAATTTAAAATAGTTGATTCGAAAACAAATGAAGATAAAACGCGTAGTATTTTAATTCAAATTATAAGTGAAGAAGAAACTAGTGAGAAACAATCGTTATTAACCAATACCTTATTGAAACGGTTGATATGTTTTTATGGTAATGATAACCAAGACTATTTACAACAATTTCTTGAGCAAAGTCTTTCTGCTTTTATTGAACATCAAGATGATATTTTAAAACTGAGTAGTGATATTAATAAAAATTCACCTTTTGGTTTATTCAGCAGTATTGTTGAACAAAATATGAATATGTGGACTAAATTTCAGAAGCCAACAGATAAAAAATAA
- the phaP gene encoding TIGR01841 family phasin (Members of this family are phasins (small proteins associated with inclusions such as PHA granules). Note that several different families of phasins have been named PhaP despite very little sequence similarity to each other.), protein MFNQFTELFQTSLKPIEKLVELNISTASTVAHQQGLLIASLVDDSISFSQNIPVTTDITEFVAEQSKFNADVQSQLTEAIKQTSETLTKAKKDAEIILSDSFSVLSANVSQTSVDNQPLVPKVLIKEKSQSAPKAVVKAAPKAAVKAAPKAAVKATPKAAVKATPKAAVKATPKAAVKATPKAAVKAAPKAAVKVAPKAAVKVAPKAAVKVAPKSAVKAAPKAEVKAAPKAEVKAAPKAEVKAAPKTEVKAAPKTEVKAAPKTEVKAAPKTEVKAAPKTEVKTAPKK, encoded by the coding sequence ATGTTTAATCAATTTACAGAGTTATTTCAGACCTCATTAAAACCAATTGAAAAATTGGTCGAATTAAATATATCAACAGCGAGTACTGTTGCACATCAGCAAGGATTGCTTATTGCAAGTTTGGTCGACGACAGTATTTCATTTAGCCAAAATATACCTGTAACGACAGACATAACTGAATTTGTTGCAGAACAATCTAAATTTAATGCCGATGTTCAGAGCCAATTGACTGAAGCGATTAAACAAACATCTGAAACGCTTACCAAGGCGAAAAAAGATGCAGAAATTATTCTCAGTGACTCTTTTTCAGTATTGTCAGCTAACGTAAGTCAGACTTCAGTTGACAATCAACCGCTTGTTCCAAAAGTACTTATTAAAGAAAAGTCGCAGTCCGCGCCAAAAGCAGTAGTTAAAGCCGCGCCAAAAGCAGCCGTTAAAGCCGCGCCAAAAGCAGCCGTTAAAGCCACGCCAAAAGCAGCCGTTAAAGCCACGCCAAAAGCAGCCGTTAAAGCCACGCCAAAAGCAGCCGTTAAAGCCACGCCAAAAGCAGCCGTTAAAGCCGCGCCAAAAGCAGCCGTTAAAGTCGCGCCAAAAGCAGCCGTTAAAGTCGCGCCAAAAGCAGCCGTTAAAGTTGCGCCAAAATCAGCAGTTAAAGCAGCGCCAAAAGCTGAAGTTAAAGCAGCGCCAAAAGCTGAAGTTAAAGCAGCGCCAAAAGCTGAAGTTAAAGCAGCGCCAAAGACTGAAGTTAAAGCAGCGCCAAAGACTGAAGTTAAAGCAGCGCCAAAGACTGAAGTTAAAGCAGCGCCAAAGACTGAAGTTAAAGCAGCGCCAAAGACTGAAGTTAAGACAGCACCAAAAAAGTAA
- a CDS encoding PHA/PHB synthase family protein, whose product MESNEQKEVADFLEQYSEIFNTMVKQVLSGSDKENLNSMMDSEKLTELLSKGVQVDTAELFSKQMSFMTQQAELWQNATKALLGSKVESVVSEERNDKRFKDSEWSENPVYNYLKQSYLLSSNMMQDTVNSLHFDDPKAEEQVKFYTRQYISSVSPTNNALTNPEVCRDILESKGENLIKGLQNFMQDLQQSPADALKINQTDVDAFTLGEDLAYTPGDVIYQNDLIQLIQYKASTKKVNEVPLLFIPPFINKYYVLDMDEQKSLIKWAVGQGHTVFVISWINPDKTLSHKGFNDYMKEGPIASLDVIEELTKSKKVNVVGYCIGGTLLATTQSYLLAKGDTRINSLTFLTTLLDFEEPGEIGVYLSEKMLPFLKKDIKEKGLLDGRVLGLAFSMLRENSLFWSYFVNNYLKGKDPAPFDILYWNSDSSNLPAETFDFYMTNTYQENNLIKDGAVEVEGVPIELSKIDTPSYFLATIADHIVLWQASYKGAKALSGPTRFVLAGSGHLAGVINSVDHGKYPHWVNEELSDTAEQWFESSTKKEGSWWTDWENWVEPQSGKQVTARKQGSKKYPSIEAAPGSYVRKRI is encoded by the coding sequence ATGGAATCGAATGAGCAGAAAGAAGTAGCTGATTTTTTAGAGCAATACTCAGAGATATTTAACACCATGGTTAAACAGGTTTTAAGTGGTTCTGATAAAGAAAATTTAAATTCAATGATGGATTCAGAGAAATTAACTGAACTTTTATCAAAAGGGGTACAAGTTGATACTGCTGAGTTATTTAGTAAACAAATGTCTTTTATGACTCAACAAGCCGAGCTTTGGCAAAATGCGACTAAAGCATTATTGGGTTCAAAAGTTGAGTCAGTGGTGTCAGAGGAACGTAATGATAAAAGGTTTAAAGACAGTGAATGGTCTGAAAATCCTGTTTATAACTATTTAAAACAGTCTTACCTTTTAAGTTCTAACATGATGCAAGATACGGTTAATAGTTTGCATTTCGATGATCCCAAAGCTGAAGAGCAAGTAAAGTTCTATACTCGACAATATATCAGTTCTGTTTCTCCAACCAATAATGCATTAACGAATCCTGAAGTTTGCCGAGACATATTAGAATCTAAAGGCGAGAACCTCATCAAGGGGCTACAAAACTTTATGCAAGACTTACAACAAAGTCCTGCGGATGCCCTTAAAATTAACCAAACTGACGTGGATGCGTTCACTTTAGGCGAAGACTTAGCATACACGCCAGGTGATGTAATTTACCAAAATGACTTAATCCAACTTATACAGTACAAAGCCAGTACTAAAAAAGTCAATGAAGTCCCTTTATTGTTTATCCCTCCTTTTATTAATAAGTATTATGTCTTGGACATGGATGAGCAAAAGTCACTGATCAAATGGGCTGTAGGTCAGGGCCATACAGTCTTTGTAATTTCATGGATCAATCCAGACAAGACACTTTCTCATAAAGGCTTTAATGACTATATGAAAGAAGGACCAATCGCATCACTTGATGTTATTGAAGAATTAACTAAATCAAAGAAAGTGAATGTCGTTGGTTATTGTATTGGCGGAACATTATTAGCAACAACCCAATCATACTTATTGGCAAAAGGTGATACTCGAATAAACTCATTGACCTTTTTAACAACATTATTAGATTTTGAAGAGCCGGGTGAAATAGGCGTTTATCTTTCTGAGAAAATGTTACCGTTCTTGAAAAAGGATATTAAAGAAAAAGGGTTATTAGATGGTCGAGTGCTTGGTTTGGCGTTTAGCATGCTACGTGAAAATAGTCTTTTTTGGTCGTATTTTGTTAATAATTATTTAAAAGGTAAAGATCCTGCTCCGTTCGATATTTTATACTGGAACAGTGACTCTTCAAACTTGCCGGCGGAAACTTTTGATTTTTATATGACCAATACTTATCAAGAAAACAACTTGATAAAAGATGGTGCTGTTGAAGTTGAAGGTGTTCCTATTGAACTAAGTAAAATTGATACGCCGAGTTATTTCTTAGCTACAATCGCGGATCATATTGTTTTATGGCAGGCATCATACAAAGGAGCCAAAGCTCTTTCTGGACCTACAAGGTTTGTTTTAGCTGGCTCTGGCCATTTAGCCGGTGTTATTAACTCTGTAGATCACGGTAAATATCCACATTGGGTTAATGAAGAGCTTTCTGATACCGCGGAACAATGGTTTGAAAGTTCAACCAAAAAAGAAGGTTCTTGGTGGACAGATTGGGAAAACTGGGTTGAACCTCAATCAGGTAAGCAAGTAACAGCACGTAAACAAGGCTCTAAAAAATACCCAAGTATTGAAGCTGCTCCTGGCAGCTACGTTAGAAAGCGTATTTAG